From Triticum urartu cultivar G1812 chromosome 2, Tu2.1, whole genome shotgun sequence, a single genomic window includes:
- the LOC125539766 gene encoding leucine-rich repeat extensin-like protein 5 gives MAATRKPRSPSAAAAAGDHLRFLRPGALARLRDARLRRRSKPAYSRPAPASPQPQPQPSPSAPPAPAAGGDGESGPFVPYVVPGSRFLAPRCPQRKKLTAGKVVPLFSPPMPSPDLPFEAVMEFFNAPDMVVAAH, from the coding sequence ATGGCAGCCACGCGCAAGCCCCGATccccgtccgccgccgccgcggccggcGACCACCTCCGCTTCCTCCGCCCCGGCGCCCTCGCCCGCCTCCGCGACGCCAGGCTCCGCCGCCGCTCCAAGCCGGCCTACTCCCGCCCGGCCCCGGCCTCGCCGCAGCCACAGCCACAGCCGTCCCCCTCTGCCCCTCCCGCGCCCGCGGCGGGCGGGGACGGTGAGAGCGGGCCCTTCGTGCCCTACGTCGTGCCCGGGTCCAGATTCCTCGCGCCGCGCTGCCCGCAGCGGAAGAAGCTCACGGCGGGGAAGGTGGTGCCGCTCTTCTCGCCGCCGATGCCCAGCCCGGACCTGCCATTCGAGGCGGTTATGGAGTTCTTCAACGCGCCGGATATGGTCGTCGCCGCCCACTAG